From Planctomycetota bacterium, one genomic window encodes:
- a CDS encoding response regulator, whose product MAEEAAKPAEKTKPSRILLVDDDQEIIESMRLALEAKGYAVLIARDGNQGLALAEREDPDLVVLDMMMPKRSGFLVLEKLRRTRVVPTRVIMITANEGSRHKVYAEMLGVDDYLRKPFAMDKLLDSVEKLLAK is encoded by the coding sequence ATGGCCGAGGAAGCCGCTAAACCCGCCGAGAAAACCAAGCCGAGCCGCATTTTGCTGGTCGATGACGATCAGGAAATTATCGAATCGATGCGGCTGGCGCTGGAAGCCAAGGGCTACGCGGTGCTGATCGCCCGCGACGGCAACCAGGGGCTGGCCTTGGCCGAGCGCGAAGACCCGGACCTGGTCGTCTTGGATATGATGATGCCCAAGCGGAGCGGGTTTCTGGTGCTGGAAAAGCTGCGTCGGACCCGAGTGGTGCCTACCCGCGTGATCATGATCACGGCCAACGAAGGAAGCCGGCACAAGGTCTATGCGGAAATGTTGGGAGTCGACGACTACCTGCGCAAGCCATTCGCCATGGACAAGCTGCTCGATAGTGTGGAAAAGCTGTTGGCCAAATAG
- a CDS encoding flavin reductase gives MSDSPLGQVLGKIPSGLFILTAKHDGQETGMLASWVVQAGFEPPMVSIAIRQDRYLAGWLQDGCPIVLNIVGAEQKKLLGHFGRGFDIGQPAFTDLAIERCSRGVPILTDSVGHLECTPREHLDSGDHRIFLAEVIGGRPGPQKEPYVHIRSNGFRY, from the coding sequence ATGAGCGATTCACCTCTCGGACAAGTCCTGGGCAAGATTCCCAGCGGGTTGTTCATTCTGACCGCCAAGCACGACGGCCAGGAAACCGGCATGTTGGCCAGTTGGGTCGTCCAAGCGGGCTTCGAGCCACCGATGGTCTCGATCGCCATTCGCCAGGATCGCTACCTGGCCGGCTGGCTGCAGGACGGCTGTCCCATCGTGCTGAACATTGTCGGCGCTGAACAAAAGAAGCTGCTCGGCCACTTTGGTCGCGGCTTCGACATCGGCCAGCCGGCGTTCACCGACTTGGCCATCGAGCGCTGCTCGCGCGGGGTGCCAATCCTGACCGACTCGGTGGGGCATCTCGAATGCACGCCGCGCGAACATCTCGACTCGGGGGATCATCGCATCTTCTTGGCCGAGGTGATTGGCGGCCGCCCCGGCCCTCAGAAAGAGCCGTACGTCCACATTCGCAGCAACGGCTTCCGCTACTAA
- a CDS encoding thiamine pyrophosphate-binding protein → MPRLSGAQAMIEMLVQAGIGHLFGNPGTTELPLADALANDSRIKFILGLHEIPVMSAADGFAMASGQVAVVNLHASCGLGNAMGMLYNAHREGTPLVVTAGQADRRLMFEEPILWSDLARVAQPWTKWSAEVSRVEDLPVALRRAMQIALAPPTGPVFLSIPMDVQSEVAELDLAPLAALDTRTRPATEAVARAAQVLAQAKRPGILAGSRLVERHAVSQLVKLAELLGAPVMTESGTSHGRLAFPSDHPLYGQAIPLWSPEVRDRLREFDVLFVAGMDLLRQYVYFEPSRAIPEHVRLVHLDENPWQIGKNYPAEVGLVGDLQAGIAELNAQLATTQTESQRADARRRGGEYAATHRAQREQLETEIAALVIQRPIAPKVLMASLARVLPRNVAVVEEAVTTTNMMFERLGALGLESAYFGHRGWALGWGLGCAIGVQLAWPQRPVLGIIGEGSTMFGVQALWTAARYNVPVTYVVCNNAQYRILKVGSWQMQLPAAAEQRFVGMDLVEPEVDIVAIARAMGVEAERIEHPDQLAARVRESLAAHDRPRLFDVPIDRNTPERMDYGQVS, encoded by the coding sequence ATGCCTCGACTCTCGGGCGCGCAAGCGATGATCGAAATGCTGGTCCAAGCCGGCATCGGTCATCTGTTCGGCAACCCTGGCACCACGGAACTGCCGCTGGCCGACGCGCTGGCCAATGACTCGCGCATCAAGTTCATTCTCGGCCTGCACGAGATTCCGGTCATGAGCGCCGCCGACGGCTTTGCTATGGCCTCGGGCCAGGTCGCGGTGGTCAACCTGCACGCCAGTTGCGGACTGGGAAACGCGATGGGCATGCTCTACAACGCCCACCGTGAAGGGACGCCGCTCGTGGTCACCGCCGGCCAGGCCGACCGCCGGCTGATGTTCGAGGAGCCGATCCTCTGGTCCGATCTGGCCCGCGTGGCCCAGCCCTGGACCAAATGGTCGGCCGAGGTGTCGCGCGTCGAGGACTTGCCCGTGGCGCTGCGCCGCGCCATGCAAATCGCGCTCGCGCCGCCGACCGGCCCGGTATTTCTCTCGATTCCGATGGACGTGCAGAGCGAGGTTGCCGAACTCGACCTCGCGCCGCTGGCGGCGCTCGACACGCGCACGCGCCCCGCGACCGAGGCCGTGGCCCGCGCCGCACAAGTCCTGGCCCAGGCCAAACGCCCCGGCATTCTCGCCGGCAGCCGGCTGGTCGAACGCCACGCGGTGTCGCAACTGGTCAAGCTGGCCGAGCTGCTCGGCGCGCCGGTGATGACCGAGTCGGGCACCTCGCACGGCCGGTTGGCCTTTCCGTCGGATCATCCCCTGTATGGGCAAGCGATCCCGCTCTGGTCCCCCGAGGTGCGGGACCGCTTGCGCGAGTTCGATGTGCTGTTCGTCGCTGGCATGGACCTGCTCAGACAGTACGTCTATTTCGAGCCTTCGCGGGCGATCCCCGAACATGTCCGGCTGGTCCACCTGGACGAGAACCCCTGGCAGATCGGCAAGAACTACCCGGCCGAAGTCGGGCTGGTCGGCGATCTGCAAGCCGGCATCGCCGAGTTGAACGCGCAGCTCGCCACGACCCAGACCGAGTCACAACGCGCCGACGCGCGACGCCGCGGCGGCGAATATGCCGCCACCCACCGAGCCCAGCGCGAACAGCTCGAAACTGAAATCGCGGCGCTCGTGATCCAGCGGCCAATCGCCCCCAAGGTCTTGATGGCCTCGCTGGCGCGTGTCTTGCCGCGCAATGTCGCGGTGGTCGAAGAAGCGGTGACCACGACGAATATGATGTTCGAGCGCCTGGGCGCGCTGGGCCTGGAGTCGGCCTACTTCGGGCATCGCGGCTGGGCGCTCGGCTGGGGGCTGGGCTGCGCGATCGGCGTGCAACTGGCCTGGCCCCAGCGGCCGGTGCTGGGGATCATCGGCGAAGGCTCAACGATGTTCGGCGTGCAGGCCCTTTGGACCGCGGCCCGTTACAACGTGCCGGTCACCTATGTCGTCTGCAACAACGCGCAATATCGGATTCTGAAAGTCGGCTCGTGGCAGATGCAACTTCCCGCCGCGGCCGAGCAGCGGTTTGTCGGCATGGACCTGGTCGAGCCCGAGGTCGACATCGTTGCCATCGCCCGGGCAATGGGCGTCGAGGCCGAGCGCATCGAGCATCCCGATCAGTTGGCCGCGCGCGTGCGCGAATCACTCGCCGCCCACGACCGCCCTCGCTTGTTCGACGTGCCGATCGATCGCAACACACCAGAACGGATGGACTACGGCCAAGTGTCGTGA
- a CDS encoding MFS transporter yields MTTPAPAADRSVRRKLSVMMFLEFFIWGAWLPLIFGYLPSLGFTALQQAWILNAFALASFVGMFFSNQFADRNFSAEKFLAVSHLIGGVAILGIGWTQSFWPFFVLMLIHCLFYVPTISITNSIAFASLKDATHDFGRVRLWGTIGWIAASWPFVFILVDWAKVPALSEVGFTGWLGSALATSKSGAEFQREVAWTFITAGIASLVLAGFSMTLPHTPPKPAQKGAETFAWLESMKLLRLPFVLVLFIVTFVDAAVHQSYFIFTNDYLQSIGVPGNWVMPIMSLGQIAEIGTMAVLGMVLKNLGWRWTMVIGILGHTVRFGVFALVPNPWAAGAVILLHGVCYAFFFATVYIFVDEFFPKDARTSAQGLFNFLILGLGPFVANFVWPLLGDHFKTDKGYDFSKVFLWPSGIALAAAIVLFLLFHPPRQAEQAGSSGHAATPH; encoded by the coding sequence ATGACCACGCCCGCTCCCGCGGCCGACCGTTCGGTTCGCCGCAAATTGTCGGTGATGATGTTCCTCGAGTTTTTCATCTGGGGCGCTTGGCTGCCGCTGATCTTTGGTTACCTGCCAAGCCTGGGCTTCACGGCCTTGCAACAGGCCTGGATTCTCAACGCCTTTGCCCTGGCGTCGTTCGTCGGCATGTTCTTCAGCAACCAGTTCGCCGACCGCAACTTCTCGGCCGAAAAGTTTCTGGCCGTCAGCCATCTGATCGGCGGCGTCGCCATTCTGGGCATCGGCTGGACTCAGTCGTTCTGGCCGTTCTTCGTGCTGATGCTGATTCATTGCTTGTTCTACGTGCCGACGATTTCAATCACCAACTCGATCGCTTTCGCCAGCTTGAAAGACGCGACTCACGACTTTGGTCGCGTGCGATTGTGGGGGACCATCGGTTGGATCGCGGCCAGTTGGCCGTTCGTGTTCATCCTGGTCGATTGGGCCAAGGTGCCCGCCTTGTCCGAAGTCGGCTTTACCGGTTGGCTGGGCTCGGCCTTGGCGACCAGCAAGTCGGGGGCCGAGTTTCAGCGCGAGGTCGCCTGGACGTTCATCACCGCGGGCATCGCTTCGCTAGTGCTGGCGGGGTTCAGCATGACGTTGCCTCACACGCCGCCCAAGCCGGCCCAGAAGGGGGCCGAGACGTTCGCCTGGCTCGAATCGATGAAGCTGCTGCGGCTGCCGTTCGTGCTGGTGCTATTCATCGTCACGTTCGTCGACGCGGCGGTGCATCAGAGTTACTTCATTTTCACCAACGACTACCTGCAAAGCATCGGCGTGCCGGGCAACTGGGTGATGCCGATCATGAGCTTGGGGCAGATTGCCGAAATCGGCACGATGGCCGTGCTGGGTATGGTGCTCAAAAACCTGGGTTGGCGGTGGACGATGGTGATTGGCATTCTCGGTCACACCGTGCGGTTCGGCGTGTTTGCGTTGGTCCCCAATCCGTGGGCGGCCGGCGCGGTGATTTTGCTGCATGGCGTTTGTTACGCATTCTTCTTCGCCACGGTCTACATCTTTGTCGACGAGTTCTTCCCCAAGGACGCCCGGACGAGCGCTCAGGGGTTGTTCAATTTCCTAATCCTGGGGTTGGGGCCGTTCGTGGCAAACTTTGTCTGGCCGTTGTTGGGGGACCACTTCAAGACCGACAAAGGTTACGACTTCAGCAAGGTCTTTCTCTGGCCGTCGGGTATTGCCCTGGCGGCGGCGATTGTGCTGTTTCTGCTGTTTCATCCGCCGCGGCAAGCCGAGCAGGCTGGGTCATCGGGTCACGCCGCCACGCCACACTAG
- a CDS encoding pyruvate carboxylase: MSTPKKIRKLLAANRSEIAIRVFRSAHEAGIRTVAIYSHEDRYALHRFKADEAYQVGKPGEPIRAYLDIPGIIEIATQHEVDAIHPGYGFLSENPDLARACEAAGIIFCGPPPRVLEQLGDKITARGIAVQAGVPVLSGSDKPLTDAKQAAELADKLGYPVLLKAAKGGGGRGMRMVPKAEELAASLEQAMRESLSAFGSSDVFLEKFIMRPRHIEVQLLGDKHGNLVHLYERDCSLQRRHQKVVEIAPAWNLDPTLRDAICDAAIKIGKQVNYESAGTVEFLVDDDTGKFYFIEVNPRIQVEHTVTEVVTGIDIVRSQMLIAQGAPLADSEIGLPNQGAITTRGFAVQCRVTTEDPENKFLPDYGKIGHYRSAAGMGVRLDAGTAFSGAVVTPYYDSLLVKVTTSGRRFSDAAHRMERVLQEFRIRGVKTNIPFLINLVNHPQFLAGGFTTRFMDETPELFHFTPRKDRATKLLRYLGDIAVNGHSLIKQKPAGVRRTPAPVPELEHKPIPPGSRQKLLELGPKKFCDWVLGEKRLLLTDTTFRDAHQSLLATRMRTHDMTRIAEAYAKLTPELFSIEMWGGATFDTTMRFLKEDPWQRLADLREGIPNILFQMLFRASNALGYANYPDNVIRTFVKEAAGAGMDLFRIFDSLNWLPNMRVAMDAVNETKALCEAAICYTGDVLDQKKTKYNLKYYVDMAKELERMGAHLLCIKDMAGLCKPYAAELLVKTLKQEIGIPIHFHTHDTSGVQASAILKAAEVNLDIADVAMGPLSGLTSQPNLGSVVHALRFTPRDTGLDPNHVQTLDEYWEAVRDFYVPFESKMRASTADVYRNEMPGGQYTNLYEQAQAVGLEARWHEICRVYAEVNELLGDIVKVTPSSKAVGDLALFLVANNIATADLLDTKRELAFPESVIDLVSGRMGQPPGGFPAKVIDRVLRGQKPLEGRPGDHEPPADFDATRAKLEKTLGRQPTGRELLSYLMFPRVFNELTQHEEQFGDTSILPTPLFFYGPVAGEEFAADIERGKRLIVKMLNVGDAQPDGHRTVSFELNGQPRDVTIRDRSLEVADGGRRKAEPNNTSQVGAPMPGMVVTVAIHNADNVKQGQKLLTMEAMKMETTLYAERDGKVAEVLVQSGTRVETGDLLVRYE; this comes from the coding sequence ATGAGCACGCCCAAGAAGATTCGCAAGCTGCTGGCCGCCAACCGCAGCGAGATCGCCATCCGCGTTTTCCGTTCGGCCCACGAAGCCGGCATTCGCACCGTGGCCATTTACTCGCACGAAGATCGCTACGCCCTGCACCGGTTCAAGGCCGACGAGGCGTACCAGGTGGGCAAGCCCGGCGAGCCGATTCGCGCCTACCTCGACATTCCGGGCATCATCGAGATTGCTACCCAACACGAGGTCGACGCCATCCATCCCGGCTATGGTTTTCTGTCCGAGAATCCCGACCTGGCCCGGGCGTGCGAAGCGGCGGGCATCATCTTCTGCGGGCCGCCGCCGCGCGTGCTGGAGCAACTGGGGGACAAGATCACCGCCCGCGGCATCGCCGTGCAGGCCGGCGTGCCGGTCTTGTCGGGCAGCGACAAGCCGTTGACCGATGCCAAGCAAGCCGCCGAATTGGCCGACAAGCTGGGCTACCCCGTGTTGTTGAAGGCCGCCAAGGGGGGCGGCGGACGCGGCATGCGCATGGTTCCCAAGGCCGAAGAACTGGCCGCCTCGCTCGAACAGGCGATGCGTGAATCGTTGTCGGCGTTCGGCAGCTCGGACGTGTTTCTCGAAAAGTTCATCATGCGCCCGCGGCACATCGAAGTGCAGCTGTTGGGCGACAAGCACGGCAACCTGGTCCACCTGTACGAGCGCGACTGCTCGTTGCAGCGGCGACACCAAAAAGTGGTCGAAATCGCCCCGGCGTGGAACCTGGACCCGACGCTGCGCGACGCGATTTGCGACGCGGCGATCAAGATCGGCAAGCAGGTCAACTATGAAAGCGCCGGCACGGTCGAGTTTCTGGTCGACGACGACACTGGCAAGTTTTATTTCATCGAGGTCAACCCTCGCATTCAGGTCGAACACACGGTCACCGAAGTCGTGACCGGCATCGATATTGTGCGGAGCCAGATGCTGATTGCCCAAGGAGCGCCGCTGGCAGATTCCGAGATCGGACTGCCGAACCAGGGGGCGATCACCACGCGCGGCTTTGCCGTGCAGTGCCGCGTGACGACTGAGGATCCCGAGAACAAGTTTCTGCCCGACTATGGCAAGATCGGGCATTACCGCTCGGCCGCCGGCATGGGCGTGCGGCTCGACGCCGGTACCGCGTTCTCGGGGGCCGTGGTGACGCCGTACTACGATTCATTGTTGGTTAAGGTGACCACCTCGGGGCGGCGGTTCAGCGACGCGGCCCACCGGATGGAGCGGGTGCTGCAAGAGTTCCGCATTCGCGGCGTGAAGACGAACATTCCGTTCTTGATCAATCTGGTGAATCACCCCCAGTTCCTGGCCGGGGGGTTCACGACCCGGTTCATGGACGAGACGCCCGAACTGTTTCATTTCACGCCGCGGAAAGATCGCGCGACCAAGTTGCTGCGCTACCTGGGCGATATCGCGGTCAACGGGCATTCGCTGATCAAGCAGAAGCCTGCTGGCGTGCGCCGCACGCCAGCCCCCGTGCCCGAGCTGGAACACAAGCCAATCCCGCCGGGCTCGCGGCAGAAGCTGCTGGAGTTGGGCCCCAAGAAGTTCTGCGACTGGGTGCTGGGCGAAAAGCGGCTGCTGTTGACCGATACCACGTTCCGCGACGCGCACCAGTCCTTGCTGGCGACGCGGATGCGGACGCACGACATGACGCGGATCGCCGAGGCGTACGCCAAGCTGACGCCCGAACTGTTCTCGATCGAAATGTGGGGCGGGGCGACGTTCGATACGACGATGCGATTCTTGAAAGAAGATCCCTGGCAGCGGCTAGCCGATCTGCGCGAGGGGATTCCGAACATCCTGTTCCAGATGTTGTTCCGGGCATCCAACGCGCTGGGCTACGCCAACTATCCCGACAACGTGATTCGCACGTTCGTCAAGGAAGCGGCCGGCGCGGGCATGGACCTGTTCCGGATTTTCGACTCGCTCAACTGGCTGCCTAACATGCGCGTGGCGATGGACGCCGTCAACGAGACCAAGGCGCTGTGCGAAGCCGCGATTTGCTACACCGGCGACGTGCTCGACCAGAAGAAGACGAAGTACAACCTGAAGTACTACGTCGACATGGCCAAAGAGCTGGAGCGGATGGGAGCGCACCTGCTGTGTATCAAGGACATGGCCGGACTGTGCAAGCCCTACGCGGCGGAACTGCTGGTCAAGACGTTGAAGCAAGAGATCGGCATTCCGATCCACTTCCACACCCACGACACCAGCGGCGTGCAGGCCAGCGCCATCCTCAAGGCGGCCGAGGTTAATTTGGACATTGCCGACGTGGCGATGGGGCCGCTGTCGGGGCTAACGTCGCAGCCGAACCTGGGCTCGGTGGTTCATGCGCTGCGGTTCACGCCGCGCGACACCGGGCTCGATCCCAATCACGTCCAGACGTTGGACGAGTATTGGGAAGCGGTTCGTGATTTCTATGTGCCGTTCGAGTCCAAGATGCGGGCCAGCACGGCCGACGTCTATCGCAACGAAATGCCCGGTGGCCAGTACACCAACTTGTACGAGCAAGCCCAGGCGGTCGGGCTCGAAGCCCGCTGGCACGAGATTTGTCGCGTGTATGCCGAGGTGAACGAGCTGCTCGGCGACATTGTCAAAGTCACGCCGTCGTCGAAGGCGGTCGGCGACCTGGCCTTGTTCCTGGTGGCGAACAACATCGCCACGGCCGACTTGCTGGACACCAAGCGAGAGCTGGCCTTCCCCGAGTCGGTCATCGATCTGGTCTCGGGACGCATGGGCCAGCCGCCGGGCGGTTTCCCGGCCAAGGTCATCGACCGCGTGCTGCGCGGGCAGAAGCCCTTGGAAGGACGTCCGGGCGACCACGAACCGCCGGCCGACTTTGACGCCACGCGAGCCAAGCTGGAAAAAACCCTGGGGCGTCAGCCGACGGGGCGCGAGTTGCTGTCGTACCTGATGTTCCCGCGCGTGTTCAACGAACTGACGCAGCACGAGGAACAATTTGGCGACACGAGCATCCTGCCGACGCCGCTGTTCTTTTATGGCCCCGTGGCGGGCGAGGAATTCGCCGCCGACATCGAACGTGGCAAGCGGCTGATCGTCAAGATGCTGAATGTGGGCGACGCCCAGCCCGACGGACATCGCACGGTGTCGTTCGAGCTGAACGGCCAGCCGCGCGACGTGACGATCCGCGATCGCTCGCTGGAAGTGGCCGACGGCGGCCGCCGCAAGGCCGAGCCGAACAATACATCCCAGGTTGGCGCGCCGATGCCGGGCATGGTCGTGACCGTGGCGATCCACAACGCCGACAACGTCAAGCAAGGGCAAAAGCTGCTGACGATGGAAGCGATGAAAATGGAAACCACGCTCTATGCCGAGCGCGACGGCAAGGTCGCCGAGGTGCTGGTCCAGTCGGGTACGCGCGTCGAGACCGGCGACTTGCTGGTGCGGTACGAGTAG
- a CDS encoding N-formylglutamate amidohydrolase: MPCRTKFLGRAIVLFVTLALVSFAPATVAWAKEPATLDARNIVGTLVIVEEGTLPIVITAPHGGRDEVPGVPERQGRGVDQFVTQADSNTFELAHNLARNLERRLKAKPYFVGAKFARKYIDVNRPTEQGVESPNAMPVYRAYHEAIAHTCRTVQNKHHVGLLIDVHGQAGYPDNVLVGTVEGKTMTLLVNRHGREALAGQNGLLGWLADSEVKTLPALGSGSLKAPKFNGGYTVQTYGSDQPGGIDAVQFETGANFRSTKEQRIDAANKFGAAIERYYQAFLAPNAAGK; encoded by the coding sequence ATGCCTTGTCGTACCAAGTTCCTAGGCCGCGCTATCGTGCTGTTCGTAACGCTCGCCCTGGTCTCGTTCGCGCCGGCCACGGTGGCGTGGGCCAAAGAGCCCGCGACGCTTGATGCCCGCAACATCGTCGGCACGCTGGTGATTGTCGAGGAGGGAACCTTGCCAATCGTGATCACCGCCCCGCATGGTGGCCGCGACGAGGTGCCCGGCGTCCCCGAGCGGCAAGGCCGCGGCGTCGACCAGTTCGTCACGCAAGCCGACTCGAACACCTTTGAACTGGCCCACAACCTAGCGCGCAATCTCGAACGTCGCCTCAAGGCCAAACCGTACTTTGTCGGCGCGAAATTCGCCCGCAAGTACATCGACGTCAATCGGCCGACCGAACAAGGGGTCGAATCCCCGAACGCCATGCCGGTCTACCGAGCCTATCACGAAGCAATCGCCCACACTTGCCGGACGGTGCAGAACAAACACCACGTCGGTTTACTGATCGACGTGCATGGCCAGGCCGGCTATCCCGACAACGTGCTGGTCGGCACCGTCGAGGGCAAGACGATGACGCTGTTGGTCAATCGTCATGGACGCGAAGCGCTAGCCGGACAGAACGGCTTGCTGGGCTGGCTGGCCGATTCCGAAGTGAAGACGCTGCCGGCGCTGGGTAGCGGCAGCTTGAAAGCGCCGAAGTTCAACGGTGGCTACACGGTGCAAACCTATGGCAGCGATCAGCCCGGCGGCATCGACGCAGTGCAATTCGAGACCGGCGCGAACTTCCGTAGCACCAAGGAACAGCGCATCGACGCCGCCAACAAGTTCGGTGCGGCCATCGAGCGCTATTACCAGGCGTTCCTCGCGCCCAACGCCGCGGGAAAGTAA
- a CDS encoding DUF971 domain-containing protein yields the protein MQIQPAKLSLTPDKQLRIEWSDGQVRLYRVAELRDQCPCATCREKRSAPPEPAPLFPVLSTAEARPLTLAGMEPVGHYAYSIAFSDGHDSGIYTFELLRELGRAENA from the coding sequence ATGCAGATTCAACCCGCAAAACTCTCGCTGACGCCTGACAAGCAATTGCGCATCGAATGGAGCGACGGGCAAGTCCGACTCTACCGCGTGGCTGAGCTGCGCGATCAATGCCCATGCGCGACGTGCCGCGAGAAGCGTTCCGCCCCGCCGGAGCCTGCGCCGTTGTTCCCGGTGCTGTCGACTGCCGAGGCGCGCCCGCTGACGCTGGCCGGCATGGAGCCGGTCGGCCACTACGCCTACAGCATCGCCTTCAGCGACGGCCACGACTCGGGCATCTATACGTTCGAGTTGCTGCGCGAACTGGGGCGAGCAGAGAACGCCTGA
- a CDS encoding DUF4340 domain-containing protein, which translates to MNETQKTFVFLVVAVGLVSVAVATRPTPFTEVKATGEAGGLLFPEFKDPLKARSLEVIQFDEKTPEDRKQFKIEQVNGVWSIPSHSNYPADAEKQLGEAAGALLDLKKLKLVSSNLGDEAEFGVVDPTTKDLTSASQGVGTLVRMGDSSGGSLLNLVVGKADPNNAKLHFVRIPGENRIYLTEIDLAKLSTSFGDWIEKDLLKMNAFDFRQFTIDDHSVDELRGALLRGSLIELAYNNSDGRWSVIDIKQMSKANKFESRPLADDEELDAQKLNDARNALDELKIVNVERKPAGLSLNLQRSSELARNPQARNSLGTHGYYFAEMNGAAHLYSNEGEIRAGMSDGVEYILRFGAIAGKDGTEKKAEPGKEGEKSADAEDEGANRFLMVMTQFNQDLIPKPEYVKLPEPAAKPAEGSAKPVEGPAKPEGAPATPAAATPAPVAKPASEAPAAPAKPAGEAPAAAPTPATPPAANTPAPGAGSSNEPAASPFRLVNAERTLAGDVLAQAEPAKPADAPKAPETPAAPAGPAKPASEAPAAPAATVPAPVAPAATAPAPAAGAPVGPAAPPPAKTEEELQREQTEKENARLKDEYDAKVAAGKKRVGELNARFADWYFVISDKTYRKIHLTRDSIVKKKEKPGDEKPAGAPGAAGGIPGLPPGILPPGVLPGGNK; encoded by the coding sequence ATGAACGAAACGCAAAAAACATTCGTTTTCCTCGTGGTCGCCGTCGGCCTGGTCTCGGTGGCGGTCGCCACGCGTCCCACGCCCTTTACCGAGGTCAAAGCGACCGGCGAAGCTGGCGGCCTGCTCTTTCCTGAGTTCAAGGATCCGCTCAAGGCCCGCTCGCTGGAAGTCATTCAATTCGACGAAAAGACGCCCGAGGACCGGAAGCAATTCAAGATCGAGCAGGTGAACGGCGTCTGGTCGATTCCTTCTCACTCGAACTACCCGGCCGACGCCGAGAAGCAGTTGGGCGAGGCGGCCGGCGCGCTGCTGGACCTGAAGAAGCTGAAGCTGGTCAGCAGCAACTTGGGGGACGAAGCCGAGTTTGGCGTCGTCGATCCGACGACCAAGGATCTGACCTCGGCTTCGCAGGGTGTCGGCACGCTGGTCCGGATGGGGGACAGTTCGGGTGGTTCACTGTTGAACTTGGTCGTGGGCAAGGCCGACCCGAACAACGCCAAGTTGCACTTCGTGCGCATTCCCGGCGAGAACCGCATTTATCTGACCGAAATCGATTTGGCCAAGCTGTCGACCAGCTTTGGTGATTGGATCGAAAAAGATCTGCTCAAGATGAACGCCTTCGATTTCCGCCAGTTCACCATTGACGACCACTCGGTCGACGAGCTTCGCGGCGCGCTGCTGCGCGGCAGCCTGATCGAGCTGGCTTACAACAACAGCGACGGCCGTTGGTCGGTGATCGACATCAAGCAGATGTCCAAGGCCAACAAGTTCGAGTCCCGCCCCTTGGCGGACGACGAAGAGCTCGACGCCCAGAAGCTGAATGACGCCCGCAATGCGCTCGACGAATTGAAGATCGTCAACGTCGAACGCAAGCCCGCCGGGCTGAGCCTGAACCTGCAACGGTCGAGTGAACTGGCCCGCAATCCCCAGGCGCGCAATTCGCTAGGCACGCACGGCTATTACTTTGCCGAGATGAACGGCGCAGCGCATCTCTACTCGAACGAAGGGGAAATCCGCGCCGGCATGTCCGACGGTGTCGAGTACATCCTGCGGTTCGGCGCCATCGCTGGCAAAGACGGGACCGAGAAGAAGGCCGAGCCAGGCAAGGAAGGCGAAAAGTCCGCCGACGCCGAAGACGAGGGGGCGAATCGGTTCCTGATGGTGATGACCCAATTCAATCAGGATCTGATTCCCAAGCCCGAGTATGTGAAGCTCCCCGAGCCGGCGGCGAAGCCGGCTGAGGGATCTGCCAAGCCCGTTGAGGGACCGGCCAAGCCCGAGGGTGCGCCGGCCACGCCAGCGGCTGCAACACCAGCGCCTGTGGCAAAGCCAGCGAGCGAAGCACCGGCTGCCCCGGCCAAGCCTGCTGGTGAAGCGCCGGCTGCTGCTCCTACGCCCGCGACACCGCCTGCGGCCAATACTCCCGCGCCGGGCGCTGGCTCGTCGAACGAACCAGCAGCCAGCCCGTTCCGATTGGTGAATGCCGAGCGGACGCTCGCTGGCGATGTGCTGGCCCAGGCCGAACCGGCCAAGCCCGCCGATGCTCCCAAGGCTCCTGAAACGCCGGCGGCTCCCGCGGGCCCGGCTAAGCCGGCCAGCGAGGCGCCTGCCGCACCTGCTGCTACGGTGCCCGCTCCTGTCGCGCCCGCTGCCACTGCTCCGGCTCCTGCCGCTGGTGCTCCCGTGGGGCCAGCCGCTCCGCCTCCGGCTAAGACCGAAGAAGAACTGCAGCGCGAGCAGACCGAAAAGGAAAACGCCCGCCTCAAGGACGAGTACGACGCCAAGGTGGCCGCTGGCAAGAAACGCGTCGGGGAATTGAACGCCCGGTTTGCCGACTGGTACTTCGTGATCAGCGACAAGACCTATCGCAAGATTCACCTCACCCGCGATTCGATCGTCAAGAAGAAAGAAAAGCCCGGCGACGAGAAACCGGCCGGCGCTCCCGGCGCCGCGGGCGGCATTCCTGGTCTACCTCCTGGCATCCTACCCCCTGGCGTCTTGCCCGGCGGGAATAAGTAA